In Herbinix luporum, a single window of DNA contains:
- a CDS encoding co-chaperone GroES has protein sequence MKLVPLGDKVVLRQLVAEETTKSGIVLPGQAKEKPQQAEVIAVGPGGMVDGKEVTMQVKVGDKVIYSKYAGTEVKLDEEEFIIVKQSDIVAIVED, from the coding sequence ATGAAGCTTGTACCATTAGGAGATAAGGTGGTTTTAAGGCAGTTAGTTGCAGAAGAAACAACAAAGTCCGGAATTGTTTTACCCGGTCAAGCAAAAGAAAAACCACAGCAGGCAGAAGTTATTGCTGTTGGACCAGGCGGCATGGTTGATGGTAAAGAAGTTACTATGCAAGTAAAAGTCGGAGATAAAGTTATATATTCAAAATATGCCGGAACAGAAGTTAAGCTTGATGAAGAAGAGTTTATCATCGTTAAGCAGAGCGATATAGTAGCAATAGTAGAAGACTAA
- a CDS encoding DeoR family transcriptional regulator, giving the protein MKHQMEFILQELDEKGSVRVSDLSKQLDCSEVTIRNDIQKLEDKGLLIRTHGGATKTGAQVSVNYQAGNLYKNADKKQLTLYF; this is encoded by the coding sequence GTGAAACATCAAATGGAATTTATTTTACAGGAATTAGATGAAAAAGGTTCTGTAAGAGTATCTGATTTAAGTAAGCAACTAGACTGCTCGGAAGTTACAATAAGAAATGACATACAAAAACTAGAAGATAAAGGCTTATTAATAAGAACCCATGGGGGAGCTACAAAAACAGGAGCTCAAGTTTCAGTTAACTATCAAGCAGGTAACTTATATAAAAATGCAGACAAAAAGCAATTAACTTTGTACTTCTAA
- a CDS encoding DUF3810 domain-containing protein has translation MTKLLKLKRNYLLLLFPLSFILILLARKSSYFAEEIYALHIYRYLSQLVAFITGIIPISLAEVLIILIPIILIAIFIRFLIRVIKDKDSRKVYILKGIINVFCTASVVLFSFTLLGGLNYYRYSFSHYSNLEIKKSSLDELFNMTKELANQANELRSQIPEVDENGVFKLSMSKYKLAKETGKAMKRLSEEYPVLGGRYSSPKPVLFSSLMSYTETTGIFIPFTMEANVNVHIPDYSIPATMLHELAHQRGFMREDEANFIAYLAGMCSDKVEIKYSSTMLALIISGNALYRQNPQLYFDIRDTYLEGVIKDLRANNEYWAKYEDTVVSTVSNKINDTYLKANAQSDGVKSYGRMVDLLLAKYRKDQEKN, from the coding sequence TTGACTAAGCTGTTAAAATTAAAGCGTAATTATTTATTATTGTTATTTCCTCTTTCTTTTATTTTGATATTATTAGCCAGAAAGAGCAGTTATTTTGCAGAAGAGATATATGCTTTACATATTTATAGATATTTATCACAACTTGTTGCTTTTATAACCGGTATTATACCTATATCTTTGGCAGAAGTCCTTATTATATTGATACCGATAATTTTGATAGCTATCTTCATAAGGTTTCTTATTCGTGTAATAAAAGATAAGGATAGCCGTAAAGTATATATTTTAAAGGGTATAATAAATGTATTTTGCACAGCAAGTGTAGTCCTATTTTCTTTTACCCTTTTGGGAGGACTTAATTATTATAGATATTCTTTTAGCCATTATTCAAATTTGGAGATAAAAAAATCCTCTTTAGATGAGCTATTTAATATGACAAAAGAGCTGGCAAATCAGGCAAATGAACTTAGGAGCCAAATCCCTGAAGTTGATGAAAATGGAGTTTTTAAATTATCCATGAGTAAATATAAGCTGGCCAAAGAAACCGGCAAAGCTATGAAACGTTTATCGGAAGAATACCCGGTTCTTGGAGGCAGATATAGCTCTCCCAAGCCTGTATTGTTTTCAAGTTTAATGTCTTATACTGAGACCACAGGGATTTTCATTCCTTTTACCATGGAAGCTAATGTGAATGTGCATATCCCTGATTATTCAATTCCGGCTACCATGCTCCATGAACTTGCCCATCAAAGGGGTTTTATGAGAGAAGATGAGGCAAACTTTATAGCTTATCTTGCAGGTATGTGTTCTGATAAAGTTGAGATTAAGTATAGTAGTACCATGCTGGCCCTGATTATATCCGGTAATGCCTTATACCGTCAAAATCCGCAGTTGTATTTTGATATCCGGGATACCTACCTAGAGGGAGTCATAAAAGATTTGCGAGCCAATAATGAATATTGGGCCAAATACGAAGATACGGTGGTCAGTACTGTTTCCAATAAAATCAATGATACCTATTTAAAGGCCAATGCACAATCGGACGGAGTAAAAAGCTATGGTCGTATGGTTGATTTATTATTGGCAAAGTATAGAAAAGACCAGGAAAAGAATTAA
- a CDS encoding methionine ABC transporter permease yields MFSQAVINMIGEGILETLYMTLVSSLFAYILGLPLGILLVVTDKNGIAPLVILNKILGIIVNIIRSVPFVILLVALMPFTRMLIGTTLGYKAVIVPLVIGSAPYIARLVESSLKEVDYGVIEAAQSMGASPLQIIFKVLIPEAKPSLIMGGAIAVVTILGYSAMAGFVGGGGLGTIAINYGYHRNQTDIMLVTIILMVLIVQVFQEIGTIWMKHTDKRL; encoded by the coding sequence ATGTTTAGTCAGGCGGTAATTAATATGATAGGAGAAGGCATATTAGAGACTTTGTATATGACTTTAGTATCTTCCTTATTTGCTTATATACTAGGCCTTCCCTTAGGCATCTTGTTGGTAGTTACCGATAAGAATGGTATTGCTCCCCTTGTGATACTAAATAAAATTCTAGGGATAATAGTAAATATAATTCGTTCTGTTCCTTTTGTTATTCTTTTGGTGGCCTTAATGCCATTTACCAGAATGCTTATAGGTACTACCCTAGGTTATAAAGCGGTAATTGTTCCTTTAGTTATTGGTTCGGCTCCGTATATTGCTAGGTTAGTAGAAAGTTCTTTAAAAGAGGTGGACTATGGGGTGATAGAAGCGGCACAGTCCATGGGGGCTTCACCTTTGCAGATAATCTTTAAGGTGCTGATTCCTGAGGCTAAGCCATCTTTGATTATGGGAGGGGCTATTGCAGTAGTCACAATTCTTGGTTATTCAGCAATGGCCGGATTTGTCGGAGGTGGAGGACTTGGTACAATTGCAATAAATTATGGATACCACCGCAATCAGACGGATATAATGCTGGTCACTATAATTTTAATGGTATTGATTGTCCAAGTATTTCAGGAGATCGGAACCATATGGATGAAACATACTGATAAGAGATTATAG
- a CDS encoding MetQ/NlpA family ABC transporter substrate-binding protein, with product MKKIVTVVLLTLLTAVLLSGCGANKKNGTDNTTQGKEEGSNKDSKKIVVGASVTPHAEILEVAKGLLAAKGYELEIIEYTDYVQPNLALDYGDLDANFFQHKPYLDNFNEERSLNLVSVAAIHYEPFGIYPGKTKTFEELKDKAEISIPNDGTNEARALLLLEAQGLIKLTEGAGMNATINDIAENPKNLVIHEIEAAQLVPSLNDVDMAVINGNYAIQGDLNVSKDAIVVEDQNSLAAETYGNVIAVRKGDEKREEIKALVEALKSDEVREFIETTYEGAVVPLF from the coding sequence ATGAAGAAAATTGTTACAGTAGTACTACTTACTTTATTAACAGCAGTTCTTCTTAGTGGCTGTGGTGCTAATAAAAAGAATGGTACAGATAATACTACACAAGGTAAAGAAGAAGGTTCCAACAAGGACTCGAAAAAAATTGTGGTAGGAGCCAGTGTTACACCTCATGCAGAAATCTTAGAAGTTGCTAAAGGACTTTTAGCAGCTAAGGGATATGAGCTGGAAATTATTGAGTATACCGATTATGTTCAGCCAAATCTTGCTCTAGATTATGGTGACCTGGATGCTAATTTCTTTCAGCACAAGCCTTACCTAGATAATTTTAATGAAGAACGTAGCCTGAATTTGGTGTCTGTTGCTGCTATTCATTATGAGCCCTTTGGTATTTATCCCGGAAAGACTAAGACTTTTGAGGAACTAAAGGATAAGGCAGAAATATCCATACCCAATGACGGAACTAATGAAGCAAGGGCCCTTCTATTACTGGAAGCCCAAGGGCTAATAAAACTTACAGAAGGTGCCGGTATGAATGCAACCATTAATGATATTGCGGAAAATCCAAAGAATCTTGTAATTCATGAAATAGAAGCGGCACAACTTGTTCCTTCCTTAAATGATGTGGATATGGCAGTTATAAATGGTAACTATGCTATTCAGGGTGATTTAAATGTATCAAAGGATGCTATTGTGGTAGAGGATCAGAATTCATTAGCGGCAGAAACCTATGGTAATGTCATAGCTGTAAGAAAAGGGGACGAAAAAAGGGAAGAGATTAAAGCCCTTGTAGAAGCCCTAAAAAGTGATGAAGTAAGAGAGTTTATTGAAACAACATATGAAGGAGCAGTAGTTCCCCTGTTTTAG
- a CDS encoding cell wall hydrolase yields MNTIKKLIVTLIGVLMISLGFGQAAYATDLTKSENATDNTTDIYFSEEAIDNDREILAALAYETYVDEQGQVYYIEKEAKEAEIVKTEEEQKESEEKEEEKKKEKAKKKETKKKETKKKKPAYSKKELRLLSALVYSEAGDQSYEGMLAVANVVLNRAKSKAYAHVNTIEEVIYDRKWSVQFSVTVKNKKTGKSILDRALELYDTGKYPGRNSASEKKAMNRAIRAAKAALEGENNIGDFLCFSMKKGASSIKKKYDYKIIGDHIFYRTK; encoded by the coding sequence ATGAATACAATAAAGAAACTAATTGTTACTTTAATAGGGGTTTTAATGATTTCGCTGGGATTTGGACAAGCAGCATATGCCACTGATCTTACGAAATCAGAGAATGCTACCGATAATACTACAGATATATACTTTTCGGAAGAAGCTATAGATAATGATAGAGAAATACTTGCTGCCCTAGCCTATGAAACCTATGTAGACGAGCAGGGACAGGTTTACTATATTGAAAAAGAAGCTAAAGAAGCTGAAATTGTGAAAACGGAAGAAGAACAAAAAGAGTCGGAAGAAAAGGAAGAAGAAAAGAAGAAAGAAAAAGCTAAGAAGAAAGAGACCAAGAAGAAAGAGACTAAGAAGAAAAAGCCTGCTTATTCTAAGAAGGAACTCAGACTATTATCAGCTCTAGTTTATTCAGAAGCAGGGGATCAGTCCTATGAGGGTATGCTTGCCGTAGCTAATGTAGTTCTTAATAGAGCTAAAAGTAAGGCTTATGCCCATGTAAACACCATTGAAGAAGTAATATACGACAGGAAATGGTCAGTCCAATTTTCAGTTACAGTAAAGAATAAAAAGACAGGTAAAAGTATTTTGGATAGGGCCTTAGAGCTTTATGATACAGGCAAATACCCTGGTCGTAATTCTGCATCTGAGAAAAAGGCAATGAATAGGGCGATTAGAGCAGCAAAGGCTGCCCTAGAAGGGGAAAATAATATCGGTGATTTTCTCTGTTTTAGTATGAAAAAAGGTGCATCAAGTATAAAGAAAAAATATGACTACAAGATTATAGGTGACCATATTTTTTACAGAACTAAATAA
- a CDS encoding DUF2225 domain-containing protein, with translation MANLFSGLEEFGLNNLSNINIYDEEEKDEEKDGKKSKQNTFSEADIIFDKTYTCPVCNTEFKSKAVKTGRVKLQSLDTDLRPKYVQADPLKYDAILCPKCGYAALNRFFKYVTNAQADLIRKNISVKYKPTAEPESVYTYDDAIARHKMALVNSIIKKAKTSERAYTCLKTAWVIRGKAENLPLDTPNYKEEIAKLKKEEKEFLSNAYEGFSEAFMKEAFPMCGMDENTMTILVAELARKKGNLDEASRWVSRVLVSRDASERIKERARDIKELIKEGR, from the coding sequence ATGGCTAATTTATTTTCTGGATTAGAGGAATTTGGACTAAATAATTTATCAAATATCAATATATATGATGAAGAGGAAAAGGATGAAGAAAAAGACGGTAAGAAAAGTAAGCAAAACACCTTTTCTGAAGCAGATATAATTTTTGATAAGACCTATACATGCCCTGTTTGTAATACGGAATTTAAATCCAAGGCAGTTAAAACAGGTAGGGTAAAACTTCAAAGTCTTGATACGGATTTAAGGCCAAAATATGTACAGGCGGATCCTTTAAAATATGATGCCATTTTATGTCCCAAATGTGGATATGCAGCATTGAACAGATTTTTTAAGTATGTAACTAATGCTCAGGCTGATTTGATTAGGAAGAACATTTCTGTAAAATATAAGCCCACTGCAGAACCAGAAAGTGTCTATACCTATGATGATGCAATCGCAAGACATAAGATGGCCTTGGTAAATTCTATTATAAAAAAAGCAAAGACTTCAGAAAGGGCATATACCTGTTTAAAGACAGCATGGGTAATTAGGGGAAAGGCAGAGAATCTTCCTTTAGATACACCTAATTATAAAGAAGAAATAGCTAAACTTAAAAAAGAGGAAAAAGAGTTTTTATCCAATGCATATGAGGGCTTTTCTGAGGCATTTATGAAAGAAGCATTTCCTATGTGCGGTATGGATGAAAATACTATGACAATTCTTGTAGCAGAACTGGCCAGAAAGAAGGGGAACTTAGACGAAGCATCAAGATGGGTATCTAGAGTATTAGTCTCAAGGGATGCCAGTGAAAGAATTAAGGAGAGAGCAAGAGATATAAAAGAATTGATAAAAGAGGGAAGATAA
- a CDS encoding methionine ABC transporter ATP-binding protein, protein MGNRKPIIELIGLGKTFENNNNKVTALKGIDLKIYEGEIFGIIGLSGAGKSTLVRCINYLEKPTEGTVVFNGIDLSKVSKHELLKIRQSMGMIFQQFNLLMQRTVLQNVCFPLEIAGVSKKEAKKRAIELLEIVGLSDKANSYPAKLSGGQKQRVAIARALATKPKVLLCDEATSALDPTTTRSILKLLNEINQKLGITIIVITHEMSVIEEICHRVAIIDHSNIAEIGDVDEVFMKPKSKIAKKLIFPGANHIEIFEGKDKLRIIFDGRTSLEPVIANMILECKAPVNILFADTNDIYGKAYGQMIIQLPDDEMGKKRIFAYLEANKIPHEEVI, encoded by the coding sequence ATGGGTAATCGGAAACCTATAATTGAATTAATTGGACTTGGCAAGACTTTTGAAAATAACAATAACAAAGTAACTGCCCTAAAAGGAATTGATCTTAAAATATATGAAGGTGAAATTTTCGGAATTATAGGTCTTAGTGGTGCGGGAAAAAGTACCTTAGTTAGATGTATTAATTACTTAGAAAAACCGACGGAAGGTACAGTTGTTTTTAACGGAATTGATTTATCTAAAGTAAGTAAACATGAATTATTGAAGATTAGGCAATCTATGGGGATGATTTTCCAGCAGTTTAATTTGCTGATGCAGCGGACTGTACTGCAGAATGTATGCTTTCCTTTAGAGATAGCAGGGGTTTCAAAGAAGGAGGCAAAAAAACGGGCCATAGAACTTCTTGAGATAGTGGGGCTTAGTGATAAGGCAAATTCATATCCCGCTAAGCTTTCTGGAGGACAAAAGCAAAGGGTAGCCATAGCCAGAGCCCTAGCAACAAAGCCCAAGGTACTTTTATGTGATGAAGCTACCAGTGCTTTAGATCCCACTACTACCAGGTCTATTTTAAAACTTTTAAATGAAATAAATCAGAAACTGGGGATTACGATAATAGTGATTACCCATGAAATGAGTGTTATTGAAGAGATTTGCCACCGTGTGGCTATTATAGATCATAGTAATATAGCTGAAATAGGTGATGTTGATGAAGTCTTTATGAAACCAAAATCTAAGATTGCAAAGAAGTTAATATTTCCGGGGGCAAATCATATTGAAATCTTTGAAGGTAAGGACAAATTACGTATTATCTTTGACGGAAGGACTTCTTTAGAGCCGGTTATTGCAAATATGATATTGGAATGTAAAGCTCCGGTGAATATTTTATTTGCAGACACAAATGATATTTATGGTAAAGCATACGGACAAATGATTATCCAGCTGCCCGATGATGAAATGGGAAAGAAAAGGATATTTGCATATCTAGAGGCCAATAAAATACCCCATGAGGAGGTGATTTAG
- a CDS encoding DUF6062 family protein: protein MKEKLHTIPVNEAFDKVSECPVCNMRKELEEKAIDFTMGPSYMEDDVRGETSRLGFCKSHMELLYKNQNRLGLALILKSHMDRVIKDVEKQSASSTKIAAPSLFKKQGSSLGVVSYMEKLNSSCYICEMINRTFERYIATVFYLYRHEEEFRQKFKACQGFCNDHYALLYKVAPKHLSGSQLKSFTDDLNLLYIENMKRVRDDLEWFINKFDYRYANEPWKNSKDALPRAITKTNSII, encoded by the coding sequence TTGAAGGAAAAATTGCATACTATACCTGTGAATGAAGCATTTGATAAGGTTTCAGAATGTCCGGTTTGTAATATGAGAAAAGAATTAGAAGAAAAGGCAATTGATTTTACCATGGGACCTAGTTATATGGAAGATGATGTCCGTGGTGAAACTTCAAGGTTGGGTTTTTGTAAAAGTCATATGGAACTTTTATATAAGAATCAGAACCGTCTTGGATTAGCTCTAATTTTAAAAAGTCATATGGATAGAGTAATTAAGGATGTTGAGAAACAATCCGCCAGTAGTACAAAAATAGCAGCACCTTCTTTGTTTAAAAAGCAGGGGTCCAGTCTAGGTGTTGTATCCTATATGGAGAAGCTTAATAGCTCCTGCTATATATGTGAAATGATTAATCGGACTTTTGAACGTTATATAGCCACAGTATTTTATTTATATCGTCATGAAGAAGAATTTAGGCAAAAGTTTAAAGCTTGTCAAGGATTTTGTAATGATCATTATGCTTTACTTTATAAAGTAGCTCCTAAGCATTTAAGCGGTAGCCAACTTAAATCCTTTACCGATGATTTGAACTTATTATATATTGAGAATATGAAAAGGGTCAGAGATGATTTAGAATGGTTTATTAATAAATTTGATTATCGTTATGCTAATGAACCATGGAAAAATTCAAAGGATGCATTACCAAGAGCAATTACGAAGACTAATAGTATCATTTAG